In the Acidobacteriota bacterium genome, one interval contains:
- a CDS encoding tyrosine-type recombinase/integrase, with protein MGCIYKRGKNWYIDLYVKGRRIRKKIGRSKEVARLALQDAEVKAARDEFGFARNDVSIEKFFNLFLDYSRANHQPMTTSRYRAVIDHFRKFLESGPNVTFLSEITTELVDRYKVYRKDAWVNPNGQPVASDDDVNGHTRKGARAHTINFEIGTLKTIFNLAIKWGYLKDNPTSAVTKLKVTDSKPPRFLSVEECQRLLAACPSDLRPIYFTFLNTGMRKAELEHLEWDDIEFTRRKIRIRRKESWQPKTGEREIPMNDALYVLLGDLREKNVGGVNSNYIFSAPDGGRLKTKLREKLIQIARKAGIEGLTRVHTLRHTFASHLVMSGVDLPTVKKLMGHSDIQTTMIYAHLSPDHLSDAVNKLAF; from the coding sequence ATGGGCTGCATCTACAAACGAGGCAAAAACTGGTACATCGACCTGTACGTCAAAGGACGACGTATCCGCAAGAAGATCGGCAGGTCGAAAGAAGTCGCCAGGCTGGCCCTGCAGGACGCCGAGGTCAAGGCGGCACGCGACGAGTTCGGCTTTGCCAGGAACGATGTCAGCATCGAGAAGTTCTTCAATCTGTTTCTCGACTACTCCCGGGCCAATCATCAACCCATGACGACCAGCCGCTATCGTGCGGTCATTGATCACTTTCGTAAGTTTCTGGAGAGCGGGCCGAACGTCACGTTCCTCTCGGAGATCACGACCGAGCTGGTTGATCGGTACAAGGTGTACCGGAAAGACGCCTGGGTGAACCCGAACGGTCAGCCGGTGGCGTCGGACGATGACGTCAACGGCCACACGCGCAAGGGTGCCCGGGCGCACACCATTAACTTCGAGATCGGCACGCTCAAGACGATCTTCAACCTGGCCATCAAGTGGGGGTACCTGAAGGACAACCCGACCAGTGCGGTGACGAAACTGAAAGTCACCGACTCCAAGCCGCCAAGGTTCCTGTCGGTTGAGGAATGTCAGCGTCTGCTTGCAGCCTGTCCGTCTGACCTGCGCCCTATCTACTTCACCTTTCTGAACACGGGGATGCGCAAGGCGGAGTTGGAGCACCTTGAGTGGGATGACATAGAGTTCACGCGCAGGAAGATCCGAATCCGGCGCAAGGAGTCATGGCAGCCCAAGACGGGGGAGCGGGAGATTCCGATGAACGACGCGCTGTACGTGTTGCTGGGGGACCTGCGTGAGAAGAATGTCGGTGGCGTCAACAGCAACTATATCTTCAGTGCCCCGGACGGCGGCAGGTTGAAGACCAAGCTGCGGGAGAAGTTGATTCAGATCGCGCGGAAGGCGGGGATAGAAGGTTTGACGCGAGTACACACCTTGCGCCACACATTTGCCAGTCATCTGGTGATGAGCGGTGTCGACCTGCCGACAGTGAAGAAGCTGATGGGGCATTCGGACATCCAGACGACGATGATCTACGCACACCTTTCACCGGACCACCTCTCGGACGCGGTCAATAAGCTCGCCTTCTGA
- a CDS encoding helix-turn-helix domain-containing protein yields MNKLLTPDEVAELLGVEKSTIYQWTHQGFIPHVKLGRLIRFRRDKVDKWLQKKSVAGRSTKRISINDLTLSPVRRRAY; encoded by the coding sequence ATGAATAAACTCCTGACACCTGATGAAGTAGCAGAGCTTCTTGGCGTGGAAAAGTCCACCATCTACCAGTGGACCCACCAGGGGTTTATTCCGCATGTCAAGCTGGGCAGACTCATCAGGTTCAGGCGAGACAAGGTGGACAAATGGCTGCAGAAAAAATCAGTCGCCGGCCGAAGTACCAAGCGAATCAGCATCAACGACCTGACCCTGTCCCCTGTCAGAAGGCGAGCTTATTGA